The Streptomyces sp. NBC_01298 genome contains the following window.
CCGCATGCCCAGAACCAAGCGGGCCGCCGCCACGGCCACCGCCACCACCCTCGGCCTCGGAGTCGTCGCCGCCCTCGCGCTCGTCACGGCCCCCACGGCCAGCAGTCACGGGTACACCGACACCCCGATCAGCCGCCAGAAGCTCTGTGCCAACAAGACCGTGTCCGACTGCGGCCCCATCCAGTGGGAGCCCCAGAGCGTCGAGGGCCTCAAGGGCTTCCCGGCGGCCGGTCCCGCCGACGGCCGCATATGTGCGGGCAACCACACGGAGTTCGCGCAGCTCGACGACCCGCGCGGCGGCGCCTGGCCGGCCACCCCGGTGACCAGCGGGCAGAGCTACAGCTTCCGCTGGCAGTTCACGGCGAACCACTCCACCACCGACTTCCGCTACTACGTCACCAAGAACGGCTGGGACTCCACCAAGCCGCTCACCCGCGCCGCCCTCGACCCGCAGCCCTTCCTCACGGTCGCCTACAACGGCGCCCGCCCCGCCGCGACCACCGTCCACCAGGGCACCATGCCGAGCGGCAAGACCGGCCGGCACATGATCCTCGCCGTGTGGACGGTCAACGACACCCCGATGGCCTTCTACTCCTGCTCCGACGTCCAGTTCTGATCGCCACGGCCCGCCACAGCGTTCAATTCTGACGGAACGTCAGCTATTCTCCGGCGGCATGCGGACGACGAGGACACCCGAGACCGTCGCGGAGCTCATCGCGAGCCAATGGGGCGACCACCGGCCCGGTCTGAAGTACGCCGACGGCGTCCTCAGCCACCACCGGACCGCCCTGGAGGCCGCGGCGCGCGCCGCGCTCCTCGTCGACCTGCTGCCGCCGGGGGCGGAGCCGCACATCGGGGTGCTGCTCGACAACACCCCCGAGTTCCCGTTCTGGCTCGGCGCGGCGGCCCTCGCCGGGGCCGCCGTCGCCGGGATCAACCCGACCCGGCGCGGCCCCGAGCTGGCCCGCGACATCCTGCACACCGACTGCCGGATCCTGGTGACCGAGCGGACCCACCTGCCGCTCCTGCGCGGCCTGGACCTGCCCGGCGTACGCCTGCTCGTGACGGACACGGAGGAGTACGCGGCCCTGCTCGCCCCGTACGCGGGCGCGAAGCCCGGCGACGCGACGCTCGGCCCCGGTCCGACCCCGTCCTCCCGGCTGCTCCTCTACTTCACCTCCGGCTCCACCGGAGCCCCGAAGGCCGCCATCTGCACCCAGGGCCGCCTGGCCGGCGCCGGCGCCTCGCTCGCACGTCACTTTTCGGTCACCCCGGACGACGTCCACTACATCTGCATGCCCCTCTTCCACGGCAACGCCGTCATCGCCGACTGGCTCCCCGCCCTCGCGGGCGGGGCCGCCGTGGCCCTGCGCCGGCGCTTCTCGGCCTCCGCGTTCCTGGACGACGTACGGGCCTACGAGGCGACGTACTTCACCTACGTAGGCCGGGCGGTGCAGTACCTCCTCGCCACCCCGCCCCGCCCCGACGACCGCGCGCACACCCTGCGCCTGGGCTTCGGCACCGAGGCCGGCGCCGTCGACGCGGCCCGCTTCGCCGAGCGCTTCGGGGTCCGCCTCGT
Protein-coding sequences here:
- a CDS encoding lytic polysaccharide monooxygenase auxiliary activity family 9 protein, producing MRSFRMPRTKRAAATATATTLGLGVVAALALVTAPTASSHGYTDTPISRQKLCANKTVSDCGPIQWEPQSVEGLKGFPAAGPADGRICAGNHTEFAQLDDPRGGAWPATPVTSGQSYSFRWQFTANHSTTDFRYYVTKNGWDSTKPLTRAALDPQPFLTVAYNGARPAATTVHQGTMPSGKTGRHMILAVWTVNDTPMAFYSCSDVQF
- a CDS encoding AMP-binding protein gives rise to the protein MRTTRTPETVAELIASQWGDHRPGLKYADGVLSHHRTALEAAARAALLVDLLPPGAEPHIGVLLDNTPEFPFWLGAAALAGAAVAGINPTRRGPELARDILHTDCRILVTERTHLPLLRGLDLPGVRLLVTDTEEYAALLAPYAGAKPGDATLGPGPTPSSRLLLYFTSGSTGAPKAAICTQGRLAGAGASLARHFSVTPDDVHYICMPLFHGNAVIADWLPALAGGAAVALRRRFSASAFLDDVRAYEATYFTYVGRAVQYLLATPPRPDDRAHTLRLGFGTEAGAVDAARFAERFGVRLVEGYGATEGGASVQRTPDTPPGALGRAGAGDDLAVIDPETGRECPPAELDARGRLLNGSEAIGELVNKGRSLFEGYWRNPDAEAARTREGWYWTGDLFFRDPEGFLYFAGRTDDRLRVDSENLAAAVIENILARWTRAAAVAVYAVPDEVAGDQVMAAVALREGAVFSPQGFASFLAAQPDLGTKMAPRYIRVVGAMPTTATNKVHRVSLRAEAFRTTDPVWWRPRGEDAYRRLEAEDLEGLLEAYETQGRADLLGR